The following proteins come from a genomic window of Sorex araneus isolate mSorAra2 chromosome 1, mSorAra2.pri, whole genome shotgun sequence:
- the LOC101551205 gene encoding mediator of RNA polymerase II transcription subunit 10 produces the protein MAENLKHLEEHLEKFVENVRQLGIIASDFHPGSQARLNQKLNSIVTGLQDIDKCRRQLKDITVPLEVLEYIDQGRNPQLFTQECLEQALAKNEQVKGKIDSMKKLKSLLVQELSNVFPEDMAKYRSIRGEDHPSS, from the coding sequence ATGGCAGAGAATTTGAAACACCTGGAGGAGCACCTGGAGAAGTTCGTGGAGAACGTCCGTCAGCTGGGCATCATCGCCAGTGACTTCCATCCCGGCAGCCAGGCGAGGCTCAACCAGAAGCTGAATTCCATCGTCACTGGCCTACAGGACATTGACAAATGCAGACGGCAGCTCAAGGACATCACTGTGCCTTTAGAAGTGCTTGAGTACATCGACCAGGGCCGGAACCCCCAGCTCTTCACCCAAGAGTGCCTGGAGCAGGCACTGGCCAAGAACGAGCAGGTCAAGGGCAAGATCGACAGCATGAAGAAACTCAAGAGCCTGTTGGTTCAGGAGCTCTCTAACGTGTTTCCGGAAGACATGGCGAAGTACCGCAGCATCCGCGGGGAGGACCACCCCTCTTCCTAA